A segment of the Sulfitobacter sp. DSM 110093 genome:
GTATGAGCTTGGAAGACAGATCGACACCTTGATTGTAAAAGCTTTTCCCGAGGTTCGAAAACAGGTTCGGTGGAATACCCCGTTTTATGGCAAGGAGGACGGCTGGTTTCTCGCCATGTACTGCTACAAGAGCTATGTGCAGATCACGTTCATGACGGGCTCTTCACTTGATCCAGTGCCGCCGAAGGCCTCCAAAGTCGAAGGAACCCGCTACTTGGATATTCATGAGGATGAGGGGCTCGATGAAGATCAACTGGTAAGTTGGATTCAGCAGGCTTTAAAGCTGCCCGGTCACAAGCTCTAAAGCGGGTTCTGCCCTGTGATTGCGCTCTCAT
Coding sequences within it:
- a CDS encoding DUF1801 domain-containing protein is translated as MTDTNKPTHSSSTNPYIPKGDGDPSVQAYISAMPGWKYELGRQIDTLIVKAFPEVRKQVRWNTPFYGKEDGWFLAMYCYKSYVQITFMTGSSLDPVPPKASKVEGTRYLDIHEDEGLDEDQLVSWIQQALKLPGHKL